In Synergistales bacterium, the genomic stretch CTCATGGCCGCCGTGGACACGATCACCCTCTCCGTGCTCGGCGAAGGCGGGCACGGCGCCATTCCGCACCGTACGCGGGACGCCATCGTCGCCGCAGCGGCGGTGGTCCAGAACCTCCAGACCATCGTGAGCCGCAGGATCTCCCCCTTCGACCAGGCGGTGGTCTCCCTGGGCACCATCCACGGCGGGCAGGCCAACAATGTCATCGCCGACCGGGTGGACCTCACCGGGACGGTGCGCACCTACGACGCCGCAACCCGCGCAGCCATGCCGGAGCTGCTGGAAGGCATCGTCACCCACACCTGCCAGGGCCTGGGCACCACCGGAGAGCTGGACTACCGCTTCGACCTCCCGCCGCTGGTCAACGACCCGCACTGCGCGGAGGTCGTCAAAGAGGTCGCATCCGATATGCTGGGAAGGGAAAACGTGGTGGAAGCACAGCCCAGCGGCGGGGGCGAGGACTTCGCCATCTATCTCGAGCATGTGCCGGGGGCGTTCTTCTTCCTCGGCGTCAGCCCTACGGAGGAGCCCTCGCCGGAGTGGCACAGTCCGCGGTTCGATGTGGACGAGTCCTGCCTGCAGGTTGGGGCCGCCGTTCTGGCCCGGACGGCACGGGACTACCTCCGGCGCCGCAGCTGACGCCGTTACGGGAGGAAGCTCCGCCGATCCCGGCAAGAGGAAGGCCTCAGGGGGCGGCGGTCGCGCCGCATGCGACCCCTTTGCTCTGTTCAAACAATCCTGTCTCTTGACACCCCGAGGGGAAACCTCTACTCTAGCAGCACGAAAATCCTGAGAAAATTCAGGATACCATACGATATGGAGAGGGAGGCGGAAACAGTGAAAGGAATCGTGCACAACACGGCGTTGCGGTTGGTGTTCATCGCGGTGATCGCGGTCTGTATTCTGGCCGGAGGGTCCGGCATCCCGGCCCAGGCTGCGGAGTATGAATGGAAGATGGCCATGCCCTGGCCGGTACCGGCCCAGGACTCGGTCCACGAGGCCTTTATCGAGCAGGTGGAGGAGGCAACGGACGGGAGGATCGAGATCACCTACTTCCCCGACGGCCAGCTCGGCACCCACGACGAGATCTTCCACTCCGTGCAGAGCGGCTCTATCGAGCTCGGCTACTTCGCCCCCTATGTCCATCTGGTGCCCGGCGGGATCCTCAACTGGATGCCCTGGGCCGTCATGAGCTGGGACGCCGCCAGGATGGCCTTCGACAAGGAGGATGGCATCCTCTGGGAGGTCATGCAGGAGGCCTACGGCGAGGTCGGCATGACCATGCTCTACCAGGCCTCCTACGGCCCCTACGGACTGGGCAACAACGTCAGACCCCTCAAGAGCCCGGCGGATCTGAAAAACCTCAAACTCCGCGTCTCCGGCTCCCTCGGGCCGGTCCGGATGCTCCAGCACATGGGCGAGGGAACGGGCATGACCCTGGAAACGGTGCCCTGGGCCGACCTCTACGACGCCCTGGCCAAGGGTGTGGTCGACGGCTGCTGGAGCATGTGGCCCTCGCTCATCGAGCTGCGCCATGCCGAGGTGCTGACCTACTACTCGGACCTCAACTTCCTCTGGGACATCAACAACATCGTGATCAACAGGGAACTCTGGGAAGAGCTCCCCGACGACCTGAAAGCCGCACTCGACGAGGCCGCAACGGAAGCACAGGCGGCGCTCTTCGACAAGATGCAGGGGGAGATCGACAAGTTCATCGAGGAGCTGAAGGCCCGGGAGGATTTCCATATCACCTTCCTCACCGACAAACAGCGCGAGGTCTTCCGTGAAGCCTCGGACATGGGGCCCGTCTGGGACGAGCTCTGCAAACCCTGGCTGGATGAGCACTACCCCGACCAGAACATGACCGAGAAGGTGCGGAAGGAACTCCGGCGGATCAACGAGAAGGCCATCGCCGAGAAGGCGGCCAACTAACGGGCAGCTTCCCCAGGGGACACACTGCCCAACCGAAAGGAGCGCAGACAAGGGGTCCGCACCGGGCTCGGGTGTCTGCGCTCGTTTTTCATATTCCCGATAGAGGTGGTTACGATGCGCGGGCTCTCTCAACTGCTGAACAGAGCGTTTGCGGTGCTCTCCAAAGTGGAGGACATCATCTGTTATACGGCAATACTGACTGTTACCTTTCTTGTCTTTTTCAAGGTCCTCAACCGGTATCTCTTCCGGTTTGAAATCATGTGGATCGGAGACTTCACGCTCTATCTGTTTATCTTCTATGTCTTCGCGGCGATCCTCTTCACGACCCGGGAGAACGGCCACACCTCCGTGGAGGTGGTGGCGCACATGATCTACAACAAGGCGCCCCAGCTCGAAAAACCCTACACCATCACGCTGCGGCTGGTCTCCATCCTGACGGCCTGTATCTTCACCATCCCGGTTTTCCACTTCGCCGCCAGGAGCATGAAGTACCCGCAGTACGGAACGCTCTGCCGGTGGTTCAACACCAGCTGGCTCATGCAGGCCATGTTCGTGATGATTGTGCTGGTGGTGGCCCACCTGCTCCGTTCGCTGATGGTCGATCTCTACGCCAGGCCCCGGCAGGCGGGCAACGGTGGGGAATAGGGAGGTATCGCCATGGAAATAGGAGTCTTCGCCGCACTGGTGTTGTTCATCACCACCCTCACCCTGGGGCTCCCGCTGGGCTGGGTCTTTCTGATCGGGACCATCTCGGGGATACTCGCCATGGGGGGATCGCTGGATTTCACGGCCACCACCTTCTACCACTCCATCGACAACTATGTGCTGATGGCCATCGCCTTTTTCATCTTCGCGGGCAGCCTGATCTCCTCCACCAGCCTGGCCGACCGGATCGTCCGGTTTTCCCACGCCCTGGTGGGCAAGGTGCGGGGCGGACTGGTTCTGGTGGGGATCGTGGCCACCGTCATCCTCAGTTCGCTCACCGGTTCCTCGCTGCCCACCATCTCGGCTCTGATCCCTCTGCTCGTCCCGCGGCTCGCCAAGCTGGGGTACAAAAAGAGCTACACCACGGCCGTCCTCTGTTCCTCCAGCTTCATGGGCTATCTGATCCCCCCCAGTGTCCCCGCGCTGATCTACTGTATGGTGGCCCAACAGTCCGTGGCGGCCCTCTTTCTGGCCACCGTGATCCCCGGACTGCTCCTGGCCCTGGGATACGCCATCCTCAACTACATCATCTGCCCCCGCTACATGCTCCCCGTGGCGGAGACGGAGGCGGGGGAGACACAGACATCCCGGCTCCGCGAGCTTGGACAGTCCACCTGGTCGGCCCTGCCCGCCCTGGGTGTCCCCATCGTCATTCTCGTGGGGATCTACGGCGGCATCTTCACGCCCAACGAGGCGGGCGCGGTGGCCGTGGTCTACTGCCTCTTCATCGGGCTCTTTATCTACCGGGACCTGAACCGGCGCTCCCTCACGGAGGCCCTCCACTCCTCGGTGCTGACCCAGGGGATGCTGGGGCTGCTCCTCGGGGCGGGGACGGTCTTCACCCGGTTTCTGATCCGTCAGGGGGCCGCCCAGGATTTCGCGAGCATGATGCTGGGCATGTTCGACGAAAAGGTGCTGGTGCTGCTCTCCGTCAATCTCTTTCTCCTCATCCTCGGCATGTTCATCGACGGGATCCCCATCCTCATCCTCGCGGTCCCCATGGTCCTTCCGCTGATGAAGGAACTGGACGTGAACCTCATCCACCTGGGGGCCATCGTGATCGTGAATGTCGGCCTGGGCGTGGTCACGCCGCCCTACGCCATCTCGATCTTTGTGGGACAGCGACTCTCGGGGGTGGGCTACGGGGAACTGGTGCGGCCCATGCTGCTCTTCCTTCTCATTGTCGGCATCCCCGTCCTTCTGCTCACCACCTATATCCCGGCGCTCTCCTGCTGGCTTCCCGAGTTTATCCTCGGCCCCCGGTTCGTGGGGCCCTGGTGACACCGGACACAGAGATTCAGGAAAGGAGCAGCATGCACAATGGAGCACAGCTTTGACGTTATTCTGAAAGGCGGCCGCATTCTCGACGGCACGGGGAATCCCTCCTACGTGGCCGATATCGGGATCCGCGACGGAGAGATCGCCCGGATCGGCCACATCCATGACGAAGCGGGCGAAACGACGGACCTCTGCGGACAGGTGGTGGCCCCGGGCTTCATCGACATCCACAACCACTGCGACCACACCATCCAGGCCTACCCCGACGCGGAGAACTACATCAGACAGGGGGTCACCACCCTCATCGGCGGCAACTGCGGCATCTCCATGATGCCCCTGACGGCCGATTCCGCCGCACCGGCCAGGCAGTACCTCTCGCCCTTCCTCGCACCGGGATGCGACTACGGCTGGGACTGGAGGAATGTCGGCGGCTTCGCGGAGAAGGTGGAAGCCCAGGGCATCACACCGAACCTGGGGTTTCTCGTCGGCCACGGGACACTGCGGCTCGCCGTCAAGGGCTTCGCCGGCACGGCGCTGACCCCCGGGGAGATGGACACAATGAAGGCCCTCCTCGCCGAGGCCATGGAGGAGGGGGCCTTCGGCCTCTCGGCGGGACTGATCTACGCCCCCGGCAGCTACGCCGACACCGCCGAACTGAGCGGGATCGCATCTCTCCTCAAGGCATACGACGGCCTCTTCGCCGTGCATGTCAGAAACGAGAGCACCATGCTCAACGAATCCATCGAGGAGGCGGTCCGGGTGGCCGGGGAGAGCGGGGCCAACCTGGAGATCTCCCACCTCAAGGCGGGGGGACGGCCCAACTGGGGAAAGGTCCACGGGGCGCTGGCCATCCTGGAGGAGGCCCGTGAACAAGGCATCAACGCCACCTGCGACGCCTATCCCTACCCCGCCGGGATGACCACCATCACCGCCCTGCTCCCGCCAGGGGTGCTGGAAGGCGGTGTGGACAGGATGCTGGAACGCCTGGGCGACCGGGATTCCCGCCAGGCCATCACCAGAGAACTCCAGGGGACGGCGGGGTTCGAAAACTGGATCCGGAATCTGGGGTTCGAAAACATCACCATCGCGGGCTGCCCGCCGGCACCGCGGTACGAGGGGATGCGTCTCGCGGACATCCTGGCGGAACGCCCCGGCGATCCCTACGAGGCCTTTTTCGACTGGATGCTGGAGATCGGCGGCGACGCCACCATGGTGCTCTTCAGCCTCTACGAGGGCGACGTCGAAACCGTGCTGGCCCATCCGCTCTCCTGCGTCATCTCCGACGGCTGGATCACCTCGCCCCGGACCGGAGGAAGGCCCCACCCCCGCGGCTACGGCACCTACCCCCGCTTTCTGGGACGTTACGTGCGGGAGCGCCGTCTGCTGCGGCTGGAGGAGGCCGTCCGGAAGATCACCTCGCTGCCGGCGCGGATCATGGGGATCACCGACCGCGGCATGGTCCGGGAGGGCTACCGGGCGGATCTGGTGACCTTCGACCCCGCCGCCATCCGGGACACGGCGACCTTCGACGATCCCCACCGCTTCCCCGAGGGGATCGATCTGGTCATGGTCAACGGAACCGCCGCCGTCCGCCGCGGGGAACTGACGGGCGCACGTCCCGGACAGATCGTCCGGCGGCGGAACCGCCGATAGACCAAAGCATCCCTCCGTCAGAGGTCTCACCGGGACGCTCCGCCTTCCCGGAGAGACCTCTGACGTTTTCTGTAAACTGATTCTTAAAATAAAGGCAAATACCGCTCTGATCGCACAGCCACGGCCCCATTATGATTCCTTTTATTCAGCCAGGGTTGATGGCGCCACGGCATCTTTGTTGTATAATATCTAACTAAGCGGTGCACTGCAGGGATGTCTTCGCGCTTCCTGTTCAAAGAAGGAGCTCCTGCGATAGTCTTGATGCGTCCCAGTCCAGCGAAACGGCCCCCTCCTGTGGTCCGAACAGGTCAAGCGATCGGTGCAGCCGGGAAGGAGGGATCTGCCCCGGCCGGCGGGAGAGGACCGTTCGGATCCGCATCAGACAGCTCGCCGCCGTAACCAGCATGGCCCCACACCTGCCGTGTGAGAGAGAGGGAGAAAGGAGGACCCCATGTTCAGGAATCTCAAACTCGGCACAAAGCTCATTCTCGGGTTTTCCGCTGTTGCCGTGATCACGCTGATACTGGGTCTCGCCGGATACTTCGGTGCGGTGCAGAACCAGGAGGCGGTGACCGAAATCGGTGTGGTGCGGCTCCCCAGCGTGGAAAACCTCCTGATCATCGACCGGGAGGCCGAAGGCGTCAACGCCGTCCTGCAGGCACTGGCCAATCCCGCCTTGCCGCGGCAGGAACGCCAGGCCGCCTACGAGAAACTCCGGCAATCCAGAGAGATCTACCAGAAGGCCTGGGACACCTATGCGCCTCTGCCGCAGACGGAAAAGGAGGCCAAGGTGTGGGACCAGTTCGTCCCCGCCTGGGAACGCTGGGCCGAGGCCGACAACAGGTATCTGGAGCTGAACAGAGAGATCGACGAGATCGGCATCGACAACCCCACCAACCTCCTCTGGCGCCTGGAGACCTTCCGGGCCGACCACTACGCGCTGGAAAAGAAGGTCCTCCTGCTGATCAACCAGGGGCGGGAATTCTCCGGGGGAGAAGACGACACCGCCTGCCGGTTCGGCAAGTGGCTGACCACCTTCTCCACATCCAGCCGGGAACTCCAGGAGCTCATCGCCTATATGCGCACGCCCCACGCACGCTTCCACGAGGCCGTAAGGCTCATCAAGGAGGCCGTCGCCGCGGGGAGCACCAACAAGGCGATGCGTCTCTACACCAACGAGATGGATCCCGCCTCCGACCAGGTCTTTGAGTACTTCAACCAGCTGATCGGCCTCGCCGAAGAGGTGAAAGCCCTCCAGCAGGAGGCGCAAGCCCTGCTCTCCGGTGCCGTGACCACCAGGATGGAAGAGGCCCAGCGGCTTCTGGACCAGCTGGTGGAGATCAACGGCGAGATCGCCGCCCACGAGGTGGAGGGAGCCCGCTCCCAGGCCTCCTTCATGAAGACCTTCACCCTCGTCGCCGCCATTATCGGCGTCCTGCTGGCCATGGCGCTGGGCGTTTTGATCACCCGCTCCATCACCAAACCGATCCACAGGATCATCGGGGAGCTCAACGAGGGATCCGGACAGGTCACCGCCGCCTCCGGCCAGATCTCCTCGGCCAGTCAGTCCCTGGCCGAAGGGAGCAACGAACAGGCCGCCTCCATCGAGGAGACCTCCTCGTCGATAGAGGAGATGTCCTCCATGACCAAACAGAACGCCGACAACGCCAGAGAGGCGGACCGGCTGATGAAGGAATCCCGGAAGGTGGTCGGGCAGGCCAACGACTCCATGGGCAAGCTCACGTCCTCCATGGAGGAGATCACCAAGGCCAGCGAAGACACCTCCAAGATCGTCAAGACCATCGACGAGATCGCCTTCCAGACCAACATCCTGGCCCTGAATGCCGCCGTCGAGGCCGCCCGCGCCGGCGACGCCGGTTCCGGATTCGCCGTGGTGGCCGAGGAGGTGCGCAACCTCGCCCAGCGGGCCGCCGACGCCGCCCGGGACACCGCATCGCTGATCGACGGCACGGTGAAAAGGGTCCACGAGGGATCGGGGCTTGTCACCACCACCAACGAGGCCTTCGGGCAGGTGGCGGACAGCGCCACCAAGGTCGCCTCGCTGGTCGGCGAGATCGCCGGGGCATCCAAAGAACAGGCCCAGGGCATCTCCCAGATCAACAAGGCGGTGAGCGAACTGGACCAGGTGACCCAGCAGAACGCCTCCAACGCCGAGGAATCCGCCTCGGCCGCCGAAGAGCTGAACGCCCAGGCCGAGCAGCTGAAGCTCATGGTCAACGACCTGGTGGCCCTGGTGGGCAGCCGCGACACGGAGGAAGACAAGGCGGACAGAACAGGGCGGAAAAACACCCGGAACCAGACAGCCGCGGACGCCTCACCCCCCGACGGAGACGGGGAGGAAGAGGAGTAGACAGGCCGATGCGGCAACGCCCCCGGGAAAGGACCTCTCCCGGGGGCGTTTGTGTCGCCGCCGGATGCGGGGAAGCGCCGCGCTTCCGTGCCCTCTCCGACAGGCCCCTTCGGCCTGCCCGGGAACAGGGGGCATCGGGCTCCCCTCCGTCCCCGCCAAGCGCGGAGGGGGACGCAACCCGCACTGCATGACTGTCGCGCCCCTTGTGCCGATGAACCTCTCGTTCTTCTGCGGACCTGTCGCAACCTCCTGCAGATATCGGAAGAAGGGCCTTCATCTCTACGGAACGAAGCGGTAGGATAGAAGCGTGTATCTGAAACCCAAGCATGGCGAGATGGGGTGAGAAGGAAAATGAAAAACAACAATGGCGACAATGTCTACAATATCAACGACATGCGGGAGAACACCCCGACAGAGCCCGGCATGCCCCCAAGCTTCCAGGCTGATGAGTTGATCTTCGACGCCATGGAGGAACCCGACCGGCGCAGGCGGCTGCAGCTGATCTACCAGGCCCTGGCCATACATCCCGAATGCGTGGACGCCTACAATATGCTGGCCCGGGACGCCGCCCTGGATACCGTGGAAGAGCTGGTCTACTACAGGCAGGGTCTCATCGCCGGCGGGAAGGAGCTCGGCAAGGACTTCTTCAGGGAAAACGAGGGACACTTCTGGGGTCTGGTGGAGACCCGCCCCTACATGCGGGCCAAGCTGGGCTATGCCGAGACGCTCTGGCTCCTGGACAACAAGCAAGACGCGGTGGAGGAGTTCCGGCACATGCTCAAACTCTGTCCCGACGACAACCTGGGCATCCGGTACCTCCTGCTGCCCCGGCTCATCGAGCTGGATATGGACGACCAGGCGCAGGAGCTTTACCAGAGCTTCGACGACGGTACCGCCTGCTGGGCCTACAGCCGAATCCTGCTGGACTTCCGCAAAAGCGGGAGCGCCCCCGCCGAACACATCGACGAGGCCCTGGCCTCCAACGCCTATGTCCCGCCCTATATCGCCGGGAACAAGCGCCTCCCCAAGGAGATCCCCGACGAATACCAGCTGGGCAGCCCCGAGGAAGCGATCATCTACATCAGTGAATCCGGCGCGGCCTGGAAGGCCACACCGGGCGCCAGGGAGTGGCTCCGCAAGGAGCTGACCGCCCGCGGCCTCACGCCGACAGGCAGACAGCGCAAATCGTCGAAAAAGAAAGGCAAATAGAGACCTTTCCGTGTGGCCCGAAGGCGGTGCAGGCCGGGAAGGGAGAAGGGACAAGAACATGGAACAGAGGAGCCAAACGTTCCGGGAAGCGCTGCTCGCCATGGAAAGAGACCATGCACACATGCTTGCCGAAAGCGGCTTCGATACCTCAAACCCGCTGGAATTCATTGAAACCGTCATGGTCCCGGCGCTCGAGTCCATCGGTCAGGGCTGGGAGCAGGGGACGGTCTCACTCTCCCAGGTCTACATGAGCGGACGGATCTGCGAGACCATCATCGACAACCTCCTCCCTTCGGGTTCTGTTCCGGCGCGGCCGCATCCCCCTATGGCTCTGGCGGTCCTCGAAGACTTCCACATGCTGGGCAAGCGGCTCGTCGGTTCCGTGCTCAAGGCGAACCGCTTTGACCCCTTCGATTACGGGCAGATCCAAACCGAAGATCTGGTCAGCCGGGTACTCCGGGACCGCATCGAGATCCTTCTGCTCTCCACGCTCATGCTTCCCTCGGCACTGCAGGTCAAGGAGGTCCTGCGGCTTCTGACCGAGGAGGAATGGAAGGGCAGCGTCATCGTCGGCGGGGCACCCTTCCGCTTTGACGACCAGCTTTGGCGCGAGGTGGGCGCAGACGCCACGGCCCACCGGGCCTCCGATGTCCCGGGGATACTCAGCCGATTTGAAGGGGTTTCGTCATGAACAGAGAGACAATGACGCCCATGGAACGGGTGATGACAACCTTGCAGTTCAGGGAGCCCGACCGTGTCCCCCTGTTCCTGTCCCTGACCATGCATGGTGCGAAAGAGCTTGGTCTGAGCATAGAGGAATACTACGCCAAAGCGGAGCATGTGGTGGAAGGCCAGCTCCGCATGCAGGCCAAATACAGGCACGACTGCCTGATCCCCTTCTGCTATGCGGCCGCAGAGACAGAGGCCTGGGGCGGCACAACCATCTTCAGGGACGACGGCCCCCCAAACAGCGGGGCACCGGTGATCACGACCCCGGAGATGATCCCCGACCTGGAACCGCCCT encodes the following:
- a CDS encoding amidohydrolase; translation: LMAAVDTITLSVLGEGGHGAIPHRTRDAIVAAAAVVQNLQTIVSRRISPFDQAVVSLGTIHGGQANNVIADRVDLTGTVRTYDAATRAAMPELLEGIVTHTCQGLGTTGELDYRFDLPPLVNDPHCAEVVKEVASDMLGRENVVEAQPSGGGEDFAIYLEHVPGAFFFLGVSPTEEPSPEWHSPRFDVDESCLQVGAAVLARTARDYLRRRS
- a CDS encoding TRAP transporter substrate-binding protein, with the translated sequence MEREAETVKGIVHNTALRLVFIAVIAVCILAGGSGIPAQAAEYEWKMAMPWPVPAQDSVHEAFIEQVEEATDGRIEITYFPDGQLGTHDEIFHSVQSGSIELGYFAPYVHLVPGGILNWMPWAVMSWDAARMAFDKEDGILWEVMQEAYGEVGMTMLYQASYGPYGLGNNVRPLKSPADLKNLKLRVSGSLGPVRMLQHMGEGTGMTLETVPWADLYDALAKGVVDGCWSMWPSLIELRHAEVLTYYSDLNFLWDINNIVINRELWEELPDDLKAALDEAATEAQAALFDKMQGEIDKFIEELKAREDFHITFLTDKQREVFREASDMGPVWDELCKPWLDEHYPDQNMTEKVRKELRRINEKAIAEKAAN
- a CDS encoding TRAP transporter small permease subunit, whose protein sequence is MRGLSQLLNRAFAVLSKVEDIICYTAILTVTFLVFFKVLNRYLFRFEIMWIGDFTLYLFIFYVFAAILFTTRENGHTSVEVVAHMIYNKAPQLEKPYTITLRLVSILTACIFTIPVFHFAARSMKYPQYGTLCRWFNTSWLMQAMFVMIVLVVAHLLRSLMVDLYARPRQAGNGGE
- a CDS encoding TRAP transporter large permease; its protein translation is MEIGVFAALVLFITTLTLGLPLGWVFLIGTISGILAMGGSLDFTATTFYHSIDNYVLMAIAFFIFAGSLISSTSLADRIVRFSHALVGKVRGGLVLVGIVATVILSSLTGSSLPTISALIPLLVPRLAKLGYKKSYTTAVLCSSSFMGYLIPPSVPALIYCMVAQQSVAALFLATVIPGLLLALGYAILNYIICPRYMLPVAETEAGETQTSRLRELGQSTWSALPALGVPIVILVGIYGGIFTPNEAGAVAVVYCLFIGLFIYRDLNRRSLTEALHSSVLTQGMLGLLLGAGTVFTRFLIRQGAAQDFASMMLGMFDEKVLVLLSVNLFLLILGMFIDGIPILILAVPMVLPLMKELDVNLIHLGAIVIVNVGLGVVTPPYAISIFVGQRLSGVGYGELVRPMLLFLLIVGIPVLLLTTYIPALSCWLPEFILGPRFVGPW
- a CDS encoding D-aminoacylase, with product MEHSFDVILKGGRILDGTGNPSYVADIGIRDGEIARIGHIHDEAGETTDLCGQVVAPGFIDIHNHCDHTIQAYPDAENYIRQGVTTLIGGNCGISMMPLTADSAAPARQYLSPFLAPGCDYGWDWRNVGGFAEKVEAQGITPNLGFLVGHGTLRLAVKGFAGTALTPGEMDTMKALLAEAMEEGAFGLSAGLIYAPGSYADTAELSGIASLLKAYDGLFAVHVRNESTMLNESIEEAVRVAGESGANLEISHLKAGGRPNWGKVHGALAILEEAREQGINATCDAYPYPAGMTTITALLPPGVLEGGVDRMLERLGDRDSRQAITRELQGTAGFENWIRNLGFENITIAGCPPAPRYEGMRLADILAERPGDPYEAFFDWMLEIGGDATMVLFSLYEGDVETVLAHPLSCVISDGWITSPRTGGRPHPRGYGTYPRFLGRYVRERRLLRLEEAVRKITSLPARIMGITDRGMVREGYRADLVTFDPAAIRDTATFDDPHRFPEGIDLVMVNGTAAVRRGELTGARPGQIVRRRNRR
- a CDS encoding MCP four helix bundle domain-containing protein, with translation MFRNLKLGTKLILGFSAVAVITLILGLAGYFGAVQNQEAVTEIGVVRLPSVENLLIIDREAEGVNAVLQALANPALPRQERQAAYEKLRQSREIYQKAWDTYAPLPQTEKEAKVWDQFVPAWERWAEADNRYLELNREIDEIGIDNPTNLLWRLETFRADHYALEKKVLLLINQGREFSGGEDDTACRFGKWLTTFSTSSRELQELIAYMRTPHARFHEAVRLIKEAVAAGSTNKAMRLYTNEMDPASDQVFEYFNQLIGLAEEVKALQQEAQALLSGAVTTRMEEAQRLLDQLVEINGEIAAHEVEGARSQASFMKTFTLVAAIIGVLLAMALGVLITRSITKPIHRIIGELNEGSGQVTAASGQISSASQSLAEGSNEQAASIEETSSSIEEMSSMTKQNADNAREADRLMKESRKVVGQANDSMGKLTSSMEEITKASEDTSKIVKTIDEIAFQTNILALNAAVEAARAGDAGSGFAVVAEEVRNLAQRAADAARDTASLIDGTVKRVHEGSGLVTTTNEAFGQVADSATKVASLVGEIAGASKEQAQGISQINKAVSELDQVTQQNASNAEESASAAEELNAQAEQLKLMVNDLVALVGSRDTEEDKADRTGRKNTRNQTAADASPPDGDGEEEE
- a CDS encoding B12-binding domain-containing protein; this encodes MEQRSQTFREALLAMERDHAHMLAESGFDTSNPLEFIETVMVPALESIGQGWEQGTVSLSQVYMSGRICETIIDNLLPSGSVPARPHPPMALAVLEDFHMLGKRLVGSVLKANRFDPFDYGQIQTEDLVSRVLRDRIEILLLSTLMLPSALQVKEVLRLLTEEEWKGSVIVGGAPFRFDDQLWREVGADATAHRASDVPGILSRFEGVSS